A section of the Chitinophagaceae bacterium genome encodes:
- a CDS encoding 4Fe-4S dicluster domain-containing protein, whose amino-acid sequence MVKASKKYWKSLDELNQTPEFVEQQKNEFPQELEVNPGDDKKDLSEVQGGRRDFLKVLGFSVTAATIAASCEMPVRKSIPYLVKPEEITPGIANYYASSYVDGGEYCGVLVKTREGRPIKIEGNTLNPITKGNTSARVQASVLNLYDGHRLQYPMKNGEKTDWETVDGEILNLLEQAAAANNQVAILSSSIISPSLKKAAAKLMEKYGNIKHVTYDANSVSGLLDANEATFGKRVVPHYDFEKADIIVSIGADFLGNWISPSEYSNAYVQRRKVSKDNLNMNRHIQVEAGMSLAGANADTRVIVKPSEEAAFILHLYNALARKSGNATLSNLPTLNVSDKAQSIADELWAKRGGSLVVSGINNKDVQLIVNAINSILNNYNSTISISKGTELRQGSDEALDGLISELESGQVNGIIILDSNPVYDTRYGKRFEAAIDNLELSVYMGEYPDETNAVSTYTCPVHNYLEAWNDAQPRNGVFALGQPTIEPLFKTRHAGESFLKWAGEEQNMYDFIRKNWQENIFPMQEVHSSFNTFWDVSLHNGFAKVDIPERPEELSTDSPQIDVQSAAGNVRNVESGDLEIFFYEKVGIGRGKFANNPWLQELPDPISKVTWDNYATVSPKFAKENGFGQSQYQRDTKQFKLMEITLDNETLKLPVFIQPGQADNTIGLALGYGRKKSGKAGTDVGVNVYPFVNFDGKNFNYYRTDARFEGVSGIYKLASTQDHHSLFDGLNERPIAKETTLEEYAKNPKAGNEDRDFVLDHLHSLYPGHEFNGHHWGLAIDLNSCIGCGACAVACQAENNVPVVGRDEVANSREMHWIRIDRYYTGEADNPAVVFQPMMCQHCDNAPCENVCPVAATPHSMEGLNQMAYNRCIGTRYCANNCPYKVRRFNWFDYQNADSFTKGTIFDNVQDELGMTEDLTRMVLNPDVTVRARGVMEKCSFCVQRIQEGKLNAKKDRRKLEDGDIKTACQTACASNAIVFGDLNNPESMVAKVDLDERTFKVIEEIHTLPSVSYKTKVRNRSSREV is encoded by the coding sequence ATGGTAAAAGCTTCTAAAAAATATTGGAAAAGCCTTGATGAGCTAAATCAAACACCGGAATTTGTTGAACAACAAAAAAATGAATTTCCTCAGGAGTTAGAGGTGAATCCCGGTGATGATAAAAAAGATTTGTCTGAAGTTCAGGGCGGAAGAAGAGATTTTCTAAAAGTACTAGGTTTTAGTGTTACAGCGGCTACTATTGCGGCCAGTTGCGAAATGCCTGTAAGAAAATCAATTCCCTATTTGGTAAAACCGGAGGAGATAACACCCGGTATCGCAAATTATTACGCTTCATCTTATGTAGATGGAGGTGAATATTGCGGTGTTTTGGTGAAAACCAGAGAAGGAAGACCTATCAAAATTGAAGGGAACACTTTAAATCCTATTACAAAAGGAAATACATCAGCCAGAGTACAGGCTTCAGTTTTGAATTTGTATGATGGTCACAGACTTCAGTATCCTATGAAAAATGGTGAAAAAACCGATTGGGAGACTGTTGATGGTGAAATTTTAAACTTACTAGAGCAAGCAGCTGCGGCTAATAATCAGGTGGCTATTTTATCCTCCTCAATCATTAGCCCTTCACTTAAGAAAGCAGCTGCAAAGCTGATGGAGAAATATGGGAATATTAAGCATGTAACTTATGACGCTAATTCAGTTAGCGGTCTTTTAGATGCAAATGAAGCTACTTTTGGTAAAAGAGTGGTTCCTCATTATGATTTTGAAAAGGCAGATATTATAGTAAGTATTGGAGCAGATTTTCTGGGTAACTGGATTTCTCCCTCTGAATATTCGAATGCTTATGTTCAAAGAAGAAAAGTATCTAAAGATAATTTGAACATGAACAGGCATATTCAGGTTGAAGCCGGTATGTCACTTGCAGGGGCAAATGCAGACACAAGAGTTATTGTAAAGCCTTCTGAAGAAGCTGCTTTTATACTTCATTTATACAATGCTTTAGCAAGAAAATCAGGAAATGCCACTTTATCAAACCTTCCAACATTAAATGTTTCTGACAAAGCTCAGTCAATTGCCGATGAACTATGGGCAAAAAGAGGTGGTTCATTAGTAGTTTCAGGTATAAATAATAAAGATGTTCAACTAATTGTAAATGCAATTAACAGCATTCTTAATAATTATAACTCAACTATATCAATATCTAAAGGTACTGAATTGAGACAGGGGAGCGATGAAGCTTTGGATGGATTAATATCAGAATTAGAATCTGGCCAAGTTAATGGAATAATAATTTTAGACTCCAACCCGGTTTATGATACCAGATATGGAAAAAGATTTGAAGCAGCCATAGATAATCTTGAATTATCGGTTTATATGGGAGAGTATCCCGATGAGACAAATGCTGTTTCTACTTATACTTGTCCGGTACACAATTATCTGGAAGCATGGAATGATGCTCAGCCGAGAAATGGGGTTTTTGCATTGGGGCAACCAACGATTGAGCCACTGTTTAAAACAAGACACGCAGGGGAGTCCTTTTTGAAATGGGCCGGTGAAGAGCAGAACATGTATGATTTTATTCGCAAAAATTGGCAAGAAAATATTTTCCCAATGCAGGAAGTTCATTCCAGCTTCAATACATTTTGGGATGTATCTCTTCACAATGGTTTTGCAAAAGTAGATATCCCTGAAAGGCCGGAAGAGCTTAGCACAGATAGCCCACAAATAGATGTTCAGTCTGCTGCCGGAAATGTTAGAAATGTAGAAAGTGGTGATTTAGAGATTTTCTTCTATGAAAAAGTAGGTATTGGCAGAGGAAAGTTTGCCAATAATCCATGGTTACAAGAATTACCTGATCCAATTTCAAAAGTTACCTGGGATAATTACGCTACTGTTTCTCCAAAATTTGCTAAAGAAAATGGCTTTGGTCAAAGTCAGTATCAAAGAGATACAAAGCAATTTAAATTAATGGAGATAACACTTGATAATGAAACTCTAAAGTTGCCTGTGTTTATTCAGCCGGGACAGGCAGACAATACTATCGGATTAGCTTTAGGATACGGAAGAAAAAAATCAGGAAAAGCCGGAACTGATGTGGGGGTGAATGTATATCCATTTGTAAATTTTGATGGAAAGAATTTTAATTATTACCGCACGGATGCTCGATTTGAAGGTGTTTCCGGTATTTATAAATTAGCATCTACTCAGGATCATCACAGTTTGTTTGATGGTTTGAATGAAAGACCAATAGCAAAGGAAACAACACTTGAAGAGTATGCAAAAAACCCTAAAGCCGGAAATGAAGACAGAGATTTTGTATTGGATCACTTACATTCATTATATCCGGGGCACGAATTTAACGGACATCATTGGGGACTTGCAATAGACTTGAACTCTTGCATAGGTTGTGGAGCCTGTGCAGTTGCATGTCAGGCCGAAAATAATGTACCTGTTGTCGGAAGAGATGAGGTAGCCAATTCAAGAGAAATGCATTGGATTCGGATTGACAGATATTACACAGGTGAAGCCGATAATCCGGCTGTGGTTTTCCAGCCGATGATGTGTCAGCATTGTGATAATGCACCTTGTGAAAATGTATGTCCTGTTGCTGCAACACCTCACAGCATGGAAGGATTAAATCAAATGGCTTATAACAGATGTATTGGTACTAGATACTGTGCGAATAACTGTCCATATAAAGTAAGAAGATTCAACTGGTTTGATTATCAGAATGCGGATAGTTTCACTAAAGGCACTATTTTCGATAATGTTCAGGATGAGTTGGGAATGACTGAAGATTTAACCAGAATGGTTTTAAATCCTGATGTTACTGTTAGAGCAAGAGGAGTGATGGAAAAATGTTCATTCTGTGTACAAAGAATACAGGAAGGAAAGCTAAACGCTAAGAAAGATAGAAGAAAATTGGAAGACGGAGATATAAAAACAGCTTGTCAAACAGCTTGTGCAAGTAATGCCATCGTTTTTGGGGATTTAAATAATCCTGAATCAATGGTAGCGAAAGTAGATTTAGATGAGCGGACATTTAAAGTTATTGAAGAGATTCATACTTTACCTTCCGTCTCATACAAGACAAAAGTTAGAAACAGAAGTTCAAGAGAAGTATAA
- the atpC gene encoding ATP synthase F1 subunit epsilon, which translates to MKLQVLTPDKVIFEGESKGVQLPGINGSFEILENHAPIISALAHGKVRITKADGSVENLLIKGGIVDCLKNKVIVLIEGIQEKKDESNK; encoded by the coding sequence ATGAAATTACAAGTGTTAACACCCGATAAAGTTATCTTCGAAGGAGAGTCTAAAGGAGTTCAGCTTCCGGGAATTAACGGCTCGTTTGAAATACTTGAAAATCACGCTCCAATTATTTCTGCATTGGCTCATGGAAAAGTTAGAATAACGAAAGCCGATGGTTCTGTTGAAAACTTATTGATAAAAGGTGGGATAGTAGACTGCCTTAAGAATAAAGTAATAGTACTTATTGAAGGAATTCAGGAAAAGAAAGACGAATCAAATAAATAA
- a CDS encoding DUF3341 domain-containing protein, whose product MDKYIVGLFKDEEILMDAVKEVRTAGVIIDDVQTPFPVHGLDEVMGLKESNLHTAGFYGGLTGAAIAFGFMTWVNTSSYPLNIGGKPFFSVPSFIPITFELTILLASFAIFFGFLIRCGLYPGKQPKIFDKRITDDMFAMIFKVNENTTTEEEAKIRNLLTDNGVAEINVIDFDEEDE is encoded by the coding sequence ATGGATAAATACATCGTAGGGTTATTCAAAGATGAGGAAATTTTGATGGATGCCGTCAAAGAGGTTAGAACAGCCGGCGTTATCATTGATGATGTGCAAACACCTTTTCCTGTTCACGGACTGGATGAGGTTATGGGACTAAAAGAATCTAACCTTCATACGGCCGGCTTTTATGGTGGATTGACAGGAGCTGCTATTGCATTTGGTTTTATGACTTGGGTAAATACATCCAGTTATCCGCTGAATATTGGTGGTAAGCCTTTCTTCTCAGTTCCTTCATTTATTCCTATTACATTTGAGTTGACGATATTACTGGCTTCGTTTGCTATATTTTTTGGATTTTTGATTCGTTGCGGGCTTTATCCCGGAAAGCAACCTAAAATTTTTGATAAAAGAATTACTGATGACATGTTTGCCATGATTTTCAAAGTAAATGAAAATACAACAACAGAAGAAGAAGCAAAAATCAGAAATTTGTTAACAGATAATGGAGTAGCTGAAATTAATGTTATTGATTTTGACGAAGAAGACGAATAA
- a CDS encoding cytochrome c, which produces MRFNLFITVCLTIIMISCSNDPEKPGRIFMPDMVYHRSYQPYAPSPVFDDSLSSRMPVHGTIPFGALPQDPDVQTNENMLISFRYHHYIPNTEEGYEMAGEMLENPYHLTEEIISKGKRLYAINCAVCHGDDGGGVGPIVENGAYPQVPSFQDRLPLITEGQMFHSITYGRNLMGPYAGQVTPEERWALIYYIQQLAGTGPFMDEGTEEETEAEIIITAEL; this is translated from the coding sequence ATGAGGTTTAATCTTTTTATAACAGTTTGCCTGACAATCATTATGATTTCATGTAGCAATGATCCGGAAAAGCCGGGTAGAATATTTATGCCTGATATGGTTTATCACCGCTCATATCAGCCCTATGCTCCCAGCCCTGTTTTTGATGACTCACTTTCTTCAAGAATGCCTGTGCATGGAACTATTCCATTTGGAGCATTACCGCAAGATCCGGATGTTCAAACAAATGAAAATATGTTAATTTCTTTCAGATATCACCACTATATTCCAAACACTGAAGAGGGATATGAAATGGCCGGAGAAATGTTGGAAAATCCTTATCATTTAACAGAAGAAATTATTAGCAAAGGGAAACGATTATATGCTATAAATTGTGCTGTTTGCCATGGAGATGATGGTGGGGGAGTTGGTCCAATTGTAGAAAATGGAGCTTATCCTCAAGTGCCTTCTTTTCAGGATAGATTACCATTAATAACTGAAGGGCAGATGTTTCATTCCATAACTTACGGAAGGAATTTAATGGGGCCATATGCAGGACAAGTAACACCTGAAGAAAGATGGGCACTTATTTATTATATTCAGCAATTGGCAGGAACCGGTCCTTTTATGGATGAGGGTACAGAAGAAGAAACTGAAGCTGAGATTATTATCACAGCCGAATTATAA
- a CDS encoding quinol:cytochrome C oxidoreductase has product MTETFNFSDKAKKILLGLIAIGILGLILGFVLYSDNNRVWANLLLNGYYFLGITLAAIFFVSVHQVGYSGWHVLIKRIPEAMGAFIPFASAVILLIVIGTAAGFHTLYEWAVPGVTDPNSDNYDSIIAGKAPYLNIPFFTIRIVIYIILWIALITFIRKLSQKEDLVGVSIYGKSKLYATLFLVVFAITSSTMSWDLVMSIDSHWYSTLFGWLNFSSYLVASVAIMILILIYLKSRGYMSAVNENHLHDLGKYLFGFSIFYTYLWFSQYLLIWYGNIPEATYYYYYRFKTPFFQILFFASLIINFILPFFVLMTRKSKRRVNVLAFVSIMLLIGHWIGFYFMIMPGTVGPEASIGIVEIFMAIGFFAAFFFIALRALTTTSLLPVNNPYVKESLKHHT; this is encoded by the coding sequence ATGACAGAAACATTTAACTTTTCAGACAAAGCGAAAAAGATATTATTAGGACTCATTGCTATTGGTATATTGGGACTCATTTTGGGTTTTGTTTTATATAGCGATAACAACAGAGTATGGGCGAATTTACTTCTAAACGGGTATTACTTTTTAGGCATTACCCTTGCCGCAATATTCTTTGTTTCCGTACACCAGGTAGGGTATTCAGGGTGGCATGTTCTTATTAAGAGAATTCCGGAAGCTATGGGAGCTTTTATTCCTTTTGCCAGTGCAGTTATCCTATTAATAGTTATTGGTACGGCAGCAGGTTTCCATACCTTGTATGAATGGGCAGTTCCCGGAGTTACGGATCCTAATTCTGATAATTATGACAGCATTATTGCGGGTAAAGCTCCGTATTTAAATATTCCATTCTTCACAATTCGTATTGTTATTTATATCATTTTATGGATTGCCTTAATCACATTTATCAGAAAACTTTCTCAAAAAGAAGATTTAGTAGGAGTTTCTATTTATGGCAAATCAAAGTTGTATGCTACTTTATTTCTTGTGGTGTTTGCCATAACATCTTCTACTATGTCTTGGGATCTGGTAATGTCAATTGATTCTCATTGGTACAGTACTCTTTTTGGATGGTTAAACTTTTCAAGTTATTTAGTGGCCAGTGTCGCTATTATGATACTTATATTGATTTATTTAAAATCAAGAGGTTATATGTCTGCGGTGAATGAGAATCATTTACATGATTTAGGTAAGTATCTGTTTGGTTTCAGTATTTTTTATACCTATCTGTGGTTTTCACAGTATCTTTTGATATGGTATGGAAATATTCCTGAGGCTACTTATTATTACTATTACAGGTTTAAAACTCCTTTCTTCCAGATTTTGTTTTTTGCTTCATTAATTATAAACTTTATCTTGCCTTTCTTTGTTCTTATGACAAGAAAATCAAAGAGGAGAGTCAATGTATTGGCTTTCGTTTCTATCATGCTCTTGATTGGACACTGGATAGGCTTCTATTTTATGATAATGCCGGGTACTGTAGGACCGGAAGCAAGTATTGGAATAGTTGAAATATTTATGGCTATCGGATTTTTTGCAGCGTTCTTCTTTATTGCGCTCAGGGCACTTACGACTACTTCTCTATTGCCTGTGAATAACCCTTATGTTAAAGAAAGTTTAAAGCATCATACTTAA
- a CDS encoding hydrogenase produces the protein MAMYESPIREPLITGKKDYHQITEDISRSTEGVPPLSWFALMGVTSLLTLVGLVAMGYTIFIGIGAWGLNKTIGWAWDITNFVWWIGIGHAGTLISAVLLLFRQKWRTGINRSAEAMTIFAVTCAGLFPAIHMGRPWLAFFIFPYPNTRGPLWVNFNSPLLWDVFAISTYATVSILFWYSGLLPDLATLRDRSKSSIRKSIYNALSFGWTGSAKHWQRFESLSLVLAGLATPLVLSVHTIVSFDFATSVIPGWHTTIFPPYFVAGAIFSGFAMVLTLMLITRKVLKLEDYITVAHVESMNKIILLTGSIVGIAYITELFVAWYSGFIYEQYAFYNRALGPYLWAYWIMMTCNVISPQFFWVKKFRRNLYFTFVLSILINIGMWFERFVIIVTSLHRDYLPSSWTYFTPTWIEVAIYLGTIGMFLTLFLLFARTLPVVAIAEVKSIFKTSSETMKNKQKEKLAESETTTNT, from the coding sequence ATGGCAATGTACGAATCACCCATAAGAGAGCCATTAATAACGGGAAAGAAAGATTATCATCAGATAACGGAGGATATTAGTCGTTCTACTGAAGGAGTTCCACCTCTGTCCTGGTTTGCATTAATGGGAGTAACATCTTTACTAACCCTGGTTGGATTAGTAGCAATGGGTTATACCATATTTATTGGAATTGGTGCCTGGGGGTTGAATAAAACAATTGGCTGGGCATGGGATATTACAAACTTTGTTTGGTGGATAGGTATTGGTCATGCCGGTACTCTTATATCTGCTGTATTATTACTTTTCAGACAAAAATGGAGAACAGGTATTAACCGCTCAGCAGAGGCAATGACAATCTTTGCTGTTACTTGTGCCGGTTTATTTCCTGCTATTCACATGGGAAGACCCTGGCTTGCATTCTTTATTTTTCCCTATCCCAATACTAGGGGACCTTTGTGGGTAAACTTTAACTCCCCTCTATTATGGGATGTTTTTGCAATAAGTACTTACGCTACAGTATCTATTTTATTCTGGTACTCCGGTTTATTGCCCGATCTTGCAACACTAAGAGATCGTTCTAAATCCAGTATCAGAAAATCTATTTATAATGCATTAAGCTTTGGTTGGACCGGTTCAGCAAAGCATTGGCAAAGATTCGAATCATTATCATTGGTATTAGCCGGTTTAGCTACACCATTAGTACTTTCTGTACATACAATTGTAAGCTTTGACTTCGCAACTTCGGTTATTCCGGGTTGGCATACAACGATTTTTCCTCCATATTTCGTAGCCGGTGCTATTTTCTCGGGTTTTGCAATGGTACTAACCCTAATGTTAATTACCAGAAAAGTGTTGAAGCTTGAGGATTACATTACCGTGGCTCACGTAGAGTCCATGAATAAAATTATTCTACTTACGGGTTCAATTGTTGGTATAGCCTATATAACAGAGTTATTTGTGGCCTGGTATTCAGGGTTTATATATGAACAGTACGCTTTTTATAACAGAGCCTTGGGGCCATACCTTTGGGCTTACTGGATAATGATGACTTGTAATGTTATCAGCCCTCAGTTTTTCTGGGTAAAAAAGTTCAGAAGAAATTTGTACTTCACATTCGTTTTGTCAATATTGATAAACATCGGTATGTGGTTTGAGCGATTTGTGATTATTGTTACATCATTACACAGAGATTATTTACCAAGTAGCTGGACATACTTCACCCCAACATGGATAGAAGTCGCTATATACTTAGGTACTATAGGCATGTTCCTGACATTGTTTTTACTCTTTGCACGAACCTTGCCGGTTGTTGCAATAGCAGAGGTTAAATCAATTTTTAAAACTTCCAGCGAAACAATGAAAAATAAGCAAAAAGAAAAATTAGCAGAATCAGAAACAACTACAAACACTTAA
- a CDS encoding cytochrome C, translated as MKIKKIIASIIFAALITGNLFLLNANAQDGAMDPTEESVYEEFESAEEPAEEFADAEIGPDIEHGRRLFSSQCASCHGINRALIGPKMYGSEDNWENRDDLYRWVRNSQELIREGHPYAVQIFEEWNRSVMPAFPLLSNDDIDAIFAYVEHEATYVPDDVALDIDLIGVPADDAFTTTFLIVLVIVLIFTSLILYRITIVLDRLAKEKEGEPIPVPVPFYKSKKLAVTIGLVVIIFLGYNVVDGAINLGRQQGYAPTQPIKFSHALHAGVHQIDCQYCHGGAAKGKHANIPDVSLCMNCHAAIKEGPEYGETEIAKLIEYWETGTPIKWVRIHNLPDHVYFNHAQHVNVAGLDCQSCHGPVEEMDVLYQHASLSMGWCIDCHRTYDADFQNNEYYEIYERYHQELKSGDRTRVTVEQIGGTDCQSCHY; from the coding sequence ATGAAAATTAAAAAAATAATAGCTTCAATCATTTTTGCCGCCTTGATAACCGGTAATTTATTTTTGTTGAACGCTAACGCTCAGGATGGAGCAATGGACCCTACGGAGGAATCTGTATATGAGGAGTTTGAGTCTGCAGAAGAACCTGCAGAGGAATTTGCTGATGCTGAGATAGGGCCTGACATAGAGCACGGGAGACGTTTGTTTTCCAGTCAGTGTGCCAGTTGTCATGGCATTAACAGAGCTTTAATAGGACCCAAAATGTATGGGTCAGAAGACAATTGGGAAAACAGAGATGATTTATATCGCTGGGTGCGTAATTCTCAGGAATTAATAAGAGAAGGGCACCCCTATGCTGTACAGATTTTTGAAGAGTGGAATCGTTCTGTGATGCCTGCTTTTCCATTGTTGTCGAATGATGATATAGATGCTATTTTTGCCTATGTTGAACATGAGGCCACTTATGTTCCTGATGATGTAGCGCTTGATATAGACTTAATAGGTGTGCCTGCTGATGATGCCTTCACAACTACCTTTTTGATAGTACTTGTTATAGTACTGATTTTCACTTCTTTAATTCTTTATAGAATTACGATTGTACTTGACCGTCTTGCAAAAGAAAAAGAAGGTGAGCCAATCCCTGTGCCGGTTCCATTCTATAAAAGTAAAAAGCTAGCGGTGACTATCGGATTGGTTGTTATTATCTTTTTAGGATACAATGTGGTCGATGGGGCTATAAATTTAGGTCGTCAGCAAGGATACGCACCAACACAGCCAATTAAATTTTCTCATGCATTACATGCCGGAGTTCATCAGATAGATTGTCAATATTGTCATGGTGGTGCAGCGAAAGGCAAGCATGCAAACATACCTGATGTAAGTCTTTGTATGAACTGTCACGCAGCAATAAAAGAAGGGCCGGAATATGGCGAAACTGAAATTGCAAAATTGATAGAGTATTGGGAAACAGGAACGCCCATTAAATGGGTAAGAATTCACAATTTGCCGGATCACGTATATTTTAATCATGCTCAGCATGTGAATGTTGCAGGACTTGATTGTCAAAGTTGTCACGGACCGGTTGAAGAAATGGACGTATTGTATCAGCATGCCAGCTTATCTATGGGTTGGTGTATTGATTGTCATAGAACATATGATGCCGATTTTCAGAATAATGAATATTATGAGATATATGAAAGGTATCACCAGGAATTAAAATCAGGAGATAGAACAAGAGTAACTGTCGAGCAGATTGGTGGAACAGATTGTCAGTCTTGTCATTATTAA